A window of Deinococcus sp. HSC-46F16 contains these coding sequences:
- a CDS encoding PAS domain S-box protein, with protein sequence MPVRPDSSAAPFDVLVLLCPAEGVGALSAVFAALPAHRPAVLLVPPPGGAVLRLDEWSRHLPLPVRRADQGTLLQPGGVYLAPPHAVLEVRPGGRCAVTPPQGDLAAERPLDRLLASLAVSFGERTLAVLPTDRGGAAGARALRGVGGTVLELDPAERPNAGGRVGGAGHALAPGDLGHAVAGLLAGRPLSRFQPQGRGTGLEELCGPLFTSLDEGVCLFERLPPRPDGRRDYRYLAMNPAMQAMFGVPDLSGQSIRDTFPDEAEAWYDDYDRVLETGAPLRVERESAPQGKVLDMFVTRVEGGPGPRLLAVMRDVTGRKQAEAALRESEDRLARALDAGEIGAWELDLLTLDAWRSPQHDRIFGYATLLPEWTYEMFLDHVFPEDRDWVDARFQEAIARAGRWDFECRIHRADGEVRWIMAQGRVDPGEAGGPGRMKGTVRDITAHKQAEAALRTNEEKYRALFTEMDEAYAVVEVMADAAGRWADFLFLDVNPAFLRHTGMPYPVGRTATELLGRPNPRWAELYGRAVETGEAIRVEEHELTLGRVFDLNIFRLGGEGSRRVAVLFTDITERKRREANQELLMEISRDLSQPSSEEELVHTVGAKLAAHLGLTCYHYVDVDEDRAEVTVRHFWHALDVPTVLGTYPIDGFMSQGGLSNLRAGKTSVINDAQNDLSGDTAATAELRAGAAAQKIGAYVAVPYSQDGRWRAYLAVADSRARPWTEPETRLVQEVASRLFPRIERARAEEARRSSEEKYRTLFDAMAEGFAVCGVMRDAAGHVVDLRCLELNRALEQQTGLDRRAVLGRRLSEVLPKTDLERWLSIYTGVIDSGEPVTFEEYTELLGRWFAVSVYPRAGDELSIFYHDVTGRKRAEEILRASEERQAFLLALSDRLRTEVDARAIALTSVSLLADHLHLDRAYVAQVNKDRDLAEIGPEYRRPDLAPVEGVLTLSDFPEAFAQVERATLVLGDTATDPALSELDRRGFAALRMGALMVASARKGTRNPVWALLVATEKPRRWTAAEVALVEEVAERTWAAVERTRTEEARRASEARFRAVANLVPDLLWESQPDGFTSWYNQRWLEYTGQTSEQASGWGWADAIHPEDRELSAQRYRQATQAGQALRQEHRIRRHDGEYCWFVVNIFPVRDERGQVVRIYGAATDIHDLRALNTDLEARVAERTRRLADLNAELGNVITRTAHNLEAPARRLGQALDPGRPFGPEALDTLSSYDPSALRDEVTRLRGIAQDLRQLAQLEQRGVTKELLPLGELFEEVRAEASTTPRGAQVQWLIDPLPIVRADRALLRQALEVLTTFTLSETRGARYVTVGSQEVEGEVQIMVEDDGLGLTGEEAATLFDLAVRTDQSVPLLEGSGLSQVRRILARHGGWAWAEALRTRGKVVLAFPRDELVNKLEALFRQDNPGP encoded by the coding sequence ATGCCTGTGCGTCCCGATTCAAGCGCGGCCCCCTTCGACGTGCTGGTCCTGCTCTGTCCTGCCGAAGGGGTGGGGGCGCTGTCGGCGGTCTTTGCGGCCTTGCCTGCCCACCGGCCCGCCGTGCTGCTCGTGCCGCCTCCGGGAGGAGCAGTCCTGCGGCTGGACGAATGGAGCCGCCACCTCCCTCTGCCCGTGCGCCGCGCCGACCAGGGCACCCTGCTCCAACCGGGCGGCGTCTACCTGGCTCCCCCGCACGCGGTGCTGGAGGTGCGGCCGGGGGGGCGCTGCGCCGTCACGCCGCCGCAGGGCGACCTGGCTGCGGAGCGCCCACTCGACCGGCTGCTGGCCTCGCTGGCCGTCAGCTTCGGCGAGCGCACGCTGGCGGTCCTCCCGACGGACCGGGGCGGCGCCGCGGGGGCACGCGCCCTGCGCGGTGTGGGCGGCACGGTGCTGGAACTGGACCCGGCCGAAAGGCCGAACGCGGGGGGGCGGGTCGGGGGGGCGGGCCACGCCCTGGCACCGGGGGACCTGGGCCACGCGGTCGCCGGGTTGCTGGCGGGCCGCCCCCTTTCCCGCTTCCAGCCGCAGGGCCGGGGCACGGGGCTGGAGGAGCTCTGCGGCCCGCTGTTCACCTCGCTCGACGAGGGGGTCTGCCTGTTCGAGCGCCTGCCCCCCCGGCCGGACGGACGACGCGACTACCGCTACCTTGCCATGAACCCGGCGATGCAGGCGATGTTCGGTGTCCCGGACCTGAGCGGCCAATCCATCCGGGACACCTTCCCCGACGAGGCCGAGGCCTGGTACGACGATTACGACCGGGTGCTGGAGACGGGAGCGCCTCTGCGCGTCGAGCGCGAGTCGGCGCCGCAGGGAAAGGTGCTCGACATGTTCGTGACGCGGGTGGAGGGCGGCCCCGGCCCCCGGCTGCTCGCGGTCATGCGGGACGTCACCGGGCGCAAGCAGGCCGAGGCGGCGCTGCGCGAGAGCGAGGACCGGCTGGCCCGGGCCTTGGACGCGGGCGAGATCGGCGCGTGGGAACTGGACCTGCTCACGCTGGACGCTTGGCGTTCGCCGCAGCACGACCGCATCTTCGGGTACGCGACGCTCCTGCCCGAGTGGACCTACGAGATGTTCCTGGACCATGTCTTTCCCGAGGACCGGGACTGGGTGGATGCCCGCTTCCAGGAGGCCATCGCCCGCGCCGGACGCTGGGACTTCGAGTGCCGTATTCACCGCGCGGACGGTGAGGTGCGCTGGATCATGGCGCAGGGCCGGGTGGATCCTGGTGAGGCCGGTGGCCCTGGGCGCATGAAGGGCACGGTGCGCGACATCACCGCCCACAAGCAGGCCGAGGCCGCCCTGAGGACGAACGAGGAAAAGTACCGTGCGCTGTTCACCGAGATGGACGAGGCGTATGCGGTCGTCGAGGTCATGGCGGACGCGGCCGGGCGCTGGGCGGACTTCCTGTTCCTCGACGTCAACCCCGCGTTTCTGCGGCACACCGGGATGCCGTACCCCGTCGGGCGCACCGCCACCGAGCTGCTGGGCAGACCAAACCCACGATGGGCCGAACTCTACGGACGGGCGGTGGAGACGGGCGAGGCGATCCGGGTGGAGGAGCATGAACTTACGCTCGGGCGCGTCTTCGACCTGAACATCTTCCGACTGGGGGGCGAGGGGAGCCGCCGGGTCGCGGTGCTGTTCACCGACATCACGGAGCGGAAGCGCCGCGAAGCGAACCAGGAACTGTTGATGGAGATTTCCAGGGACCTCAGCCAGCCCTCCAGTGAGGAAGAACTCGTCCACACCGTCGGTGCCAAACTCGCGGCCCACCTGGGGTTGACCTGTTACCACTACGTGGACGTGGACGAGGACCGCGCCGAGGTCACCGTTCGCCACTTCTGGCATGCGCTGGATGTGCCGACCGTTCTGGGGACCTATCCCATCGACGGCTTCATGTCGCAAGGCGGGCTAAGTAACCTCCGCGCCGGGAAAACGTCGGTCATCAACGACGCCCAGAACGACCTGTCCGGTGACACGGCGGCGACGGCGGAGCTGAGGGCGGGGGCGGCCGCCCAGAAGATCGGCGCCTATGTCGCCGTTCCGTACAGCCAGGACGGAAGATGGAGAGCCTACCTTGCGGTCGCGGACAGCCGGGCGCGGCCGTGGACGGAGCCCGAGACCAGACTCGTCCAGGAGGTCGCCAGCAGGCTGTTCCCGCGCATCGAGCGTGCCCGCGCCGAGGAGGCGCGGCGCTCGTCGGAAGAGAAATACCGGACGCTGTTCGATGCGATGGCGGAGGGGTTTGCCGTCTGCGGTGTCATGCGTGACGCGGCCGGGCACGTCGTGGACCTCCGGTGTCTGGAGCTGAACCGGGCGCTGGAACAGCAGACGGGCCTGGACCGCCGGGCGGTGTTGGGGCGGCGGCTGTCCGAGGTGCTCCCGAAGACCGACCTGGAGCGGTGGCTTTCCATCTACACCGGGGTGATCGACAGCGGCGAGCCGGTCACCTTCGAGGAATACACGGAGTTGCTGGGCCGGTGGTTCGCCGTGAGCGTGTACCCGCGTGCGGGGGATGAGCTGAGCATCTTCTACCACGACGTCACCGGGCGCAAACGGGCCGAGGAGATTCTGCGGGCGAGCGAGGAGCGCCAGGCCTTCTTGCTGGCGCTGAGTGACAGGCTGCGCACGGAGGTGGACGCTCGCGCCATCGCCCTGACCTCGGTCAGCCTGCTCGCCGACCATCTGCACCTCGACCGCGCCTATGTCGCGCAGGTCAATAAGGACCGTGACCTGGCCGAAATCGGGCCGGAGTATCGGCGCCCGGACCTGGCTCCGGTCGAGGGCGTGCTCACCCTGTCCGATTTCCCCGAAGCGTTTGCGCAGGTCGAGAGGGCGACGCTGGTGCTGGGGGACACGGCCACCGACCCGGCGCTCTCCGAGCTGGACCGACGGGGCTTCGCCGCGCTGCGGATGGGTGCGCTGATGGTCGCTTCAGCGCGCAAGGGCACGCGCAATCCGGTCTGGGCGCTGCTGGTGGCCACCGAGAAGCCTCGGCGCTGGACGGCGGCCGAGGTCGCGCTCGTCGAGGAGGTCGCCGAGCGCACCTGGGCTGCCGTCGAGCGCACCCGCACCGAGGAAGCCCGCCGCGCCTCGGAAGCGCGGTTTCGCGCCGTCGCCAACCTGGTGCCTGACTTGCTGTGGGAAAGCCAGCCGGACGGCTTCACGTCCTGGTACAACCAGCGCTGGCTGGAGTACACCGGGCAGACCTCCGAGCAGGCGTCCGGCTGGGGCTGGGCCGACGCCATCCACCCCGAGGACCGTGAGCTGTCGGCGCAGCGCTACCGGCAGGCCACCCAGGCAGGCCAAGCGCTGCGTCAGGAACACCGCATCCGCCGCCACGACGGCGAGTACTGCTGGTTCGTGGTCAACATCTTCCCGGTCCGGGACGAACGCGGGCAGGTGGTCCGGATATACGGCGCGGCCACCGACATTCACGATCTGCGGGCGCTGAACACGGACCTCGAAGCGCGGGTGGCCGAGCGCACCCGCCGTCTGGCGGACCTGAACGCCGAACTGGGCAACGTGATCACCCGTACCGCCCACAACCTGGAAGCCCCGGCCCGGCGGCTGGGCCAGGCGCTGGACCCCGGACGCCCCTTCGGTCCGGAGGCCCTGGACACCCTGTCCTCCTATGATCCGTCGGCCCTCCGCGACGAGGTGACGCGGCTCCGGGGGATCGCCCAGGACCTGCGGCAACTCGCCCAGCTCGAGCAGCGGGGCGTGACCAAAGAACTTCTGCCGCTGGGAGAGCTGTTCGAGGAGGTGCGGGCCGAGGCCTCCACCACGCCGAGGGGCGCCCAGGTGCAGTGGTTGATTGACCCCCTCCCCATCGTGCGGGCAGACCGGGCCTTGCTGCGCCAAGCGCTGGAGGTGCTGACGACCTTCACCCTGAGTGAGACGCGCGGGGCGCGGTACGTGACCGTGGGCAGCCAGGAGGTGGAGGGAGAAGTGCAGATCATGGTGGAAGACGACGGCCTCGGCCTCACCGGCGAGGAGGCCGCGACGCTCTTTGACCTCGCGGTGCGGACGGATCAGAGTGTCCCCCTGCTGGAGGGCAGCGGCCTCTCGCAGGTGAGGCGCATCCTGGCCCGGCATGGCGGCTGGGCGTGGGCCGAAGCGCTGCGGACCCGCGGCAAAGTCGTCCTGGCGTTCCCCAGGGACGAACTGGTGAACAAACTCGAAGCTCTTTTCCGGCAGGACAACCCTGGGCCGTAA
- a CDS encoding ATP-binding protein → MTHDSSPTTELHLASPATLGARLQALEAQVLELQSALSQAQALFQHSPGAALLLTEQGQILDVNARGAALLGTSPSVLQGRSLNRFLESSSRTSFAVVLAQVFAGRGRQTSECQLLRPDGELLDVALEAVLHVREGQAPQCHLTLTDVTAFKLAHRALWATQQAQATQLQDQGLKLRALQEEFEQVVLKSGQELDHTLTRAQSFLTLAQQQPDQPGHLLHVREAVEQTRGLVSSMKQYMQVRFLRARMRPVDLGRVLREVLKDVGDQLTERGVQVTAMPLPTLYGDSQAFQIILHEYVHNALKFTRTCEHARVRVRVQEDSAEYRIGVEDNGVGFNMRQKDRAFELFGRLHASGLYEGTGLGLALVRRLCERFGGRAWGEGKVDQGATFWFAWPKLPAEK, encoded by the coding sequence ATGACCCATGACTCCTCCCCAACGACTGAACTTCACCTGGCCTCCCCCGCGACTCTCGGAGCCCGCCTCCAGGCCCTCGAAGCCCAGGTGCTGGAGCTTCAGTCGGCCCTGAGCCAGGCCCAGGCGCTGTTTCAGCACAGTCCGGGAGCGGCGCTGCTGCTCACCGAGCAGGGCCAGATTCTGGACGTCAACGCGCGGGGGGCCGCCCTGCTGGGGACTTCCCCCTCGGTCCTCCAGGGCCGGAGCCTGAACCGGTTCCTGGAGTCCTCTTCCCGGACCTCGTTCGCTGTGGTGCTGGCACAGGTGTTTGCGGGGCGGGGGCGGCAGACCAGCGAATGCCAGCTGCTCCGGCCCGACGGCGAACTGCTGGACGTGGCCCTGGAAGCCGTGCTCCACGTCCGTGAAGGCCAGGCGCCCCAGTGCCACCTCACGCTGACCGACGTGACGGCCTTCAAGCTGGCCCACCGTGCGCTGTGGGCCACCCAGCAGGCCCAGGCCACGCAACTGCAAGACCAGGGCCTCAAGCTCCGGGCCTTGCAAGAAGAGTTCGAGCAGGTCGTGCTGAAGTCGGGGCAGGAACTGGACCACACCCTCACCCGGGCGCAGAGCTTCCTCACGCTCGCCCAGCAGCAGCCGGACCAGCCGGGGCACCTGCTGCATGTCCGGGAGGCGGTGGAGCAGACCCGGGGCCTGGTGTCCTCCATGAAGCAGTACATGCAGGTGCGTTTCTTGCGTGCCCGGATGCGCCCGGTGGACCTGGGGCGGGTCCTGCGCGAGGTGCTCAAGGATGTGGGAGACCAGCTCACCGAGCGCGGGGTCCAGGTCACGGCCATGCCGTTGCCGACCCTGTACGGCGACAGCCAGGCGTTCCAGATCATCCTGCACGAGTACGTGCACAACGCCCTGAAGTTTACCCGGACCTGCGAGCACGCCCGGGTGCGGGTGCGGGTGCAGGAGGACAGCGCCGAGTACCGCATCGGGGTCGAGGACAACGGGGTGGGCTTCAACATGCGCCAGAAGGACCGGGCCTTCGAGCTCTTCGGGCGCTTGCACGCCTCGGGCCTGTACGAGGGAACGGGCCTCGGGCTCGCCCTGGTGCGGCGGCTGTGCGAGCGCTTCGGGGGCCGCGCCTGGGGCGAGGGCAAAGTGGACCAGGGGGCGACGTTCTGGTTCGCCTGGCCCAAGCTTCCCGCCGAGAAGTGA